Proteins encoded within one genomic window of Tabrizicola piscis:
- the trxC gene encoding thioredoxin TrxC, giving the protein MALAEAVKLTCATCGQGNRVPMSRLAEGPKCGVCGAALVDGQVAELDATTHDKVTKEAGLPVLIDYWAPWCGPCRMMAPEFAKAAKALAPSVRLMKLNTEDHPQISARAGIRGIPALILYKGGREVARLAGARPAADIIAFARQHSTG; this is encoded by the coding sequence ATGGCCCTTGCCGAAGCCGTAAAGCTGACCTGTGCGACCTGTGGTCAGGGAAACCGGGTGCCCATGTCCCGTCTGGCCGAAGGCCCGAAATGCGGAGTTTGCGGGGCGGCGCTGGTGGATGGCCAGGTTGCCGAACTGGACGCCACGACGCATGACAAGGTCACGAAGGAGGCCGGGTTGCCGGTCCTGATCGACTACTGGGCGCCCTGGTGTGGCCCCTGCCGGATGATGGCCCCCGAATTTGCCAAGGCCGCCAAGGCATTGGCCCCATCGGTCAGGCTGATGAAGCTGAACACCGAAGACCACCCCCAGATCTCGGCCCGCGCCGGGATTCGCGGCATCCCGGCGCTGATCCTTTACAAGGGCGGACGCGAGGTGGCACGCCTTGCCGGCGCACGTCCGGCGGCCGACATCATCGCCTTCGCGCGGCAGCACAGCACGGGGTGA
- a CDS encoding DUF3775 domain-containing protein codes for MLEITPATVVHVIFLAREADVGAGELHAFIDALNDEEKAQLTAIAWVGRGAFEPEDFDEALSTATREATTPTADYLMGMPHLAENLEAGLDALGIDVAGEEEDFL; via the coding sequence ATGCTGGAAATCACCCCCGCCACGGTTGTCCATGTCATCTTCCTTGCCCGCGAGGCGGATGTCGGCGCCGGAGAGCTTCACGCCTTCATCGATGCCCTGAACGATGAGGAGAAAGCCCAGCTGACCGCCATCGCCTGGGTCGGCCGCGGCGCGTTCGAGCCCGAGGATTTCGACGAGGCTCTGTCCACCGCAACGCGTGAGGCGACGACTCCGACGGCCGATTACCTGATGGGGATGCCACATCTGGCCGAAAACCTTGAGGCGGGGCTGGATGCGCTTGGCATCGACGTGGCCGGCGAAGAGGAAGATTTTCTCTGA
- the gcvP gene encoding aminomethyl-transferring glycine dehydrogenase, whose product MTFTPTDYNPYDFANRRHIGPSPSEMAEMLDTVGVRTLDELIEQTIPASIRQAKPLTWAPLAEHELLAKMKEVAAKNRVMTSLIGQGYYGTVTPPAIQRNILENPAWYTAYTPYQPEIAQGRLEALLNYQTMVCDLTGLDVANASLLDEATAAAEAMTMAERVAKSKAKAFFVDRFCHPQTIAVIRTRALPLGIEIIEDDVRTLDPSKVFGAIFQYPGSYGHVTDFTQRIASLHAVGAVAIMATDLLALCLLKEPGAMGADIAVGSAQRFGVPMGYGGPHAAFMAVKDAHKRQMPGRIVGVSIDAQGGKAYRLSLQTREQHIRREKATSNVCTAQALLAVMASFYAVFHGPKGLRAIAERVHFLTQRLARALKAAGAKVDPKAFFDTITVEVGVGQAGILAAARNEGLNFRKIGTNRVGISLDETTDERVLVRVLKAFGIDGVPPHRASLGFPETMLRTTEYLTHPVFHMNRAESEMMRYMRRLSDRDLALDRAMIPLGSCTMKLNAAAEMMPITWPEFGSLHPFAPKDQAAGYTEAINDLSAKLCEITGYDAMSMQPNSGAQGEYAGLLTIQAYHRSRGDAHRTVCLIPTSAHGTNPASAQMAGMEVVVVKSAPNGDVDVEDFRAKAAAAGDRLAACMITYPSTHGVFEETVKDICKITHDHGGQVYIDGANMNALVGLVKPGEIGGDVSHLNLHKTFAIPHGGGGPGMGPIGVKAHLAPHLPGHPETGGDGAVSAAPYGSASILLISWAYCLMMGGPGCTQATRVAILNANYIAARLAGSYPILFMGNKGRVAHECILDTRPFAEVGVTVDDIAKRLIDNGFHAPTMSWPVAGTLMVEPTESETKAEIDRFITALLAIRAEIAAVEKGEITAEESPLRHAPHTVAALVTEAWDRKYSREQGCFPPGAFRVDKYWPPVGRVDNVFGDRNLICTCPPVESYMEAAE is encoded by the coding sequence ATGACCTTCACCCCCACCGACTACAACCCCTACGATTTCGCCAACCGCCGCCATATCGGCCCCTCGCCGTCCGAGATGGCCGAGATGCTGGACACGGTTGGCGTGCGCACGCTGGATGAACTGATCGAACAGACGATCCCCGCGTCGATCCGGCAGGCAAAGCCGCTGACTTGGGCACCCTTGGCCGAGCATGAGCTTTTGGCGAAGATGAAAGAGGTGGCGGCGAAGAACCGGGTGATGACCAGCCTGATCGGGCAGGGCTATTACGGCACGGTGACCCCCCCGGCGATCCAGCGCAACATTCTGGAAAACCCGGCGTGGTACACGGCCTATACCCCCTATCAGCCCGAGATCGCGCAGGGGCGGCTTGAGGCGCTTCTCAACTATCAGACCATGGTCTGCGACCTGACCGGGCTTGATGTGGCCAACGCGAGCCTTCTGGATGAGGCGACGGCGGCGGCGGAAGCCATGACCATGGCGGAACGGGTGGCAAAGTCGAAGGCCAAGGCCTTCTTCGTTGACCGCTTCTGCCATCCGCAGACCATTGCCGTCATCCGCACCCGGGCGCTGCCTTTGGGGATCGAGATCATCGAGGATGACGTTCGCACGCTTGACCCGTCCAAGGTGTTCGGGGCGATCTTCCAGTATCCCGGCAGCTATGGCCATGTGACCGACTTTACCCAGCGCATCGCCTCGCTGCACGCGGTGGGGGCAGTGGCGATCATGGCGACGGACCTGTTGGCGCTGTGCCTGCTGAAGGAACCGGGCGCGATGGGGGCGGATATCGCGGTTGGATCGGCGCAACGGTTTGGCGTGCCGATGGGCTATGGCGGGCCGCATGCGGCCTTCATGGCGGTGAAGGATGCGCATAAGCGGCAGATGCCGGGGCGGATCGTCGGCGTGTCCATCGATGCGCAGGGGGGCAAGGCGTATCGGCTGTCGCTTCAGACGCGGGAGCAGCATATCCGGCGGGAAAAGGCGACGTCCAACGTCTGCACGGCGCAGGCGCTTTTGGCCGTCATGGCCAGCTTCTACGCGGTCTTCCACGGGCCCAAGGGCCTGCGCGCGATTGCGGAGCGGGTGCATTTCCTGACCCAACGCCTTGCGCGGGCGCTGAAGGCGGCGGGGGCCAAGGTCGACCCGAAGGCCTTCTTCGACACGATCACGGTCGAGGTTGGGGTGGGGCAGGCCGGAATCCTTGCCGCTGCCCGGAATGAGGGGCTGAACTTCCGCAAGATCGGCACCAACCGTGTCGGCATCAGCCTTGACGAGACGACGGATGAACGCGTGCTGGTGCGGGTGCTGAAGGCCTTCGGCATCGACGGTGTCCCGCCGCACCGCGCCTCGCTTGGGTTCCCCGAGACGATGCTGCGCACCACCGAGTATCTGACCCACCCGGTCTTCCACATGAACCGCGCAGAATCCGAGATGATGCGCTACATGCGCCGCCTGTCTGACCGTGACCTGGCACTTGACCGCGCGATGATCCCCTTGGGGTCCTGCACGATGAAGCTGAACGCAGCGGCCGAGATGATGCCGATCACCTGGCCGGAATTCGGCAGCCTGCACCCCTTTGCGCCGAAGGATCAGGCGGCGGGCTATACCGAGGCGATCAACGACCTTTCCGCCAAGCTGTGCGAGATCACCGGCTATGACGCGATGTCGATGCAGCCGAACTCGGGCGCGCAGGGGGAATATGCGGGGCTGCTGACCATTCAGGCCTACCACCGGTCACGCGGGGACGCTCATCGGACGGTCTGCCTGATCCCGACCTCGGCCCATGGCACCAATCCGGCCAGCGCCCAGATGGCCGGGATGGAGGTTGTGGTGGTCAAGTCCGCGCCGAATGGCGATGTGGACGTGGAAGACTTCCGCGCCAAGGCGGCGGCGGCGGGGGACCGGCTGGCCGCCTGTATGATCACCTATCCGTCCACGCATGGGGTGTTCGAAGAGACGGTGAAGGACATCTGCAAGATCACCCATGACCATGGCGGGCAGGTCTATATCGACGGCGCGAACATGAACGCCCTCGTCGGGCTGGTGAAACCGGGGGAGATTGGCGGCGACGTCAGCCACCTGAACCTGCACAAGACCTTTGCCATTCCGCATGGCGGCGGCGGGCCGGGGATGGGGCCGATCGGCGTGAAGGCGCATCTGGCGCCGCATCTGCCGGGGCATCCGGAAACCGGGGGCGATGGCGCTGTGAGTGCGGCTCCCTATGGGTCGGCGTCGATCCTGCTGATCAGTTGGGCCTACTGCCTGATGATGGGCGGCCCGGGCTGCACCCAGGCGACGCGGGTGGCGATCCTGAACGCCAACTACATCGCGGCGCGGCTGGCGGGCAGCTATCCCATCCTGTTCATGGGCAACAAGGGCCGGGTGGCGCATGAGTGCATCCTTGACACCCGCCCCTTCGCCGAGGTGGGGGTCACGGTGGACGACATCGCCAAGCGCCTGATCGACAACGGGTTCCATGCCCCCACGATGAGCTGGCCGGTGGCCGGAACGCTGATGGTGGAGCCGACCGAGTCTGAGACCAAGGCCGAGATCGACCGTTTCATCACCGCCCTGCTGGCCATCCGCGCCGAAATCGCTGCGGTGGAAAAGGGCGAGATCACGGCCGAGGAATCGCCCCTGCGCCACGCCCCGCATACGGTGGCAGCACTGGTGACCGAAGCCTGGGACCGGAAGTACAGCCGCGAACAGGGCTGCTTCCCGCCGGGGGCGTTCCGGGTGGACAAGTACTGGCCCCCCGTTGGCCGGGTGGACAACGTCTTTGGCGACCGCAACCTGATCTGTACGTGCCCGCCGGTCGAAAGCTATATGGAAGCGGCGGAGTAG
- the gcvH gene encoding glycine cleavage system protein GcvH: MKYTKDHEWLRVEGDLVVVGITEHAATQLGDVVFVELPETETMVAEGDEVCVIESVKAASDILAPVDGEIVSVNTKLVDAPALVNEDPTGAAWFFKMKLDDLSVLDQFMDEDEYLDLVS; encoded by the coding sequence ATGAAATACACCAAGGATCATGAATGGCTGCGCGTCGAGGGTGACCTTGTCGTTGTCGGCATCACCGAACATGCCGCGACCCAGCTGGGCGACGTGGTCTTCGTCGAACTGCCGGAAACCGAGACCATGGTTGCCGAAGGTGACGAGGTCTGCGTGATCGAAAGCGTCAAGGCGGCGTCCGACATCCTTGCCCCGGTCGATGGCGAGATCGTCTCGGTCAACACCAAGCTGGTCGATGCGCCGGCGCTGGTGAACGAAGACCCGACGGGGGCGGCATGGTTCTTCAAGATGAAGCTGGATGATCTGAGCGTGCTCGACCAGTTCATGGACGAGGACGAGTATCTGGATCTGGTCAGCTGA
- the gcvT gene encoding glycine cleavage system aminomethyltransferase GcvT has product MADLDDRLQRLGLHDLHVELGGKMVPFAGYEMPVQYPAGVMKEHLHTRAAAGLFDVSHMGQVILRPKGTMDDLKLAFEALMPVDVLGLAEGRQRYGLFTNDQGGILDDLMFTNRGDHLYVVVNAACKAEDIAHMIAMMPGVSVEPVTDRALLALQGPGAEAALEALLPGVAAMRFMDHRVMGDVWVSRSGYTGEDGFEISIPMAGAEGFARTLLAQPGVEPIGLGARDSLRLEAGLCLYGHDIDTTTSPVEAALIWAIQKSRRAGGAREGGFPGAERILGELATGPERLRVGLRPEGRVPMREGVEVFAPDGTPVGRVTSGGFGPSVAAPIAMGYVALGFAPPGTQLLGEVRGKHLPLTTSDLPFHPTSYKR; this is encoded by the coding sequence ATGGCCGACCTTGACGACAGGCTTCAACGGCTGGGGCTGCATGACCTGCATGTGGAACTTGGGGGCAAGATGGTGCCCTTCGCCGGCTATGAGATGCCGGTGCAGTACCCGGCGGGCGTGATGAAGGAACATCTGCACACGCGCGCGGCGGCCGGGTTGTTCGATGTCAGCCATATGGGGCAGGTGATCTTGCGGCCCAAGGGCACGATGGATGACCTGAAGCTGGCCTTCGAGGCGCTGATGCCGGTGGATGTGCTGGGGCTGGCGGAGGGGCGGCAGCGGTATGGGCTGTTCACCAACGACCAGGGCGGGATTCTGGATGACCTGATGTTCACCAACCGGGGCGATCATCTGTATGTGGTCGTCAACGCGGCCTGCAAGGCCGAGGACATCGCCCATATGATCGCGATGATGCCGGGCGTTTCGGTCGAACCTGTTACCGACCGCGCGCTGCTCGCGCTGCAGGGGCCGGGGGCCGAGGCGGCGCTGGAGGCGCTGCTGCCGGGTGTCGCGGCGATGCGCTTCATGGATCACCGGGTGATGGGTGACGTCTGGGTCAGCCGGTCGGGCTACACGGGTGAGGACGGGTTCGAGATTTCCATCCCGATGGCCGGGGCCGAGGGCTTTGCCCGCACCCTTCTGGCGCAGCCGGGTGTCGAGCCAATCGGTCTGGGCGCGCGGGATTCGCTGCGGCTGGAGGCGGGGCTTTGCCTCTATGGCCATGACATCGACACCACCACCAGTCCGGTGGAAGCGGCCCTGATCTGGGCGATCCAGAAATCCCGCCGGGCGGGCGGCGCGCGCGAAGGCGGGTTTCCGGGGGCAGAGCGCATCCTGGGGGAACTTGCCACCGGGCCGGAGCGTTTGCGTGTCGGGCTGCGCCCCGAAGGCCGGGTCCCGATGCGCGAGGGGGTCGAGGTCTTTGCCCCGGACGGAACGCCGGTAGGCCGCGTAACCTCGGGCGGTTTCGGGCCGTCTGTCGCTGCACCGATTGCGATGGGCTATGTCGCCCTTGGATTCGCGCCCCCCGGCACCCAGCTTTTGGGCGAGGTGCGTGGCAAGCACCTGCCCCTGACCACCTCTGACCTTCCCTTCCATCCCACCAGCTACAAGCGTTGA
- a CDS encoding MATE family efflux transporter, whose translation MAGPGGQAKFVEGNLFRHVSVMALTSSVGLMAVFVVDLINMLYIAMLGQAELAAAIGYAGAILFFTTSFGIGMSIAVGALVARALGARDPASARARATTGLVLGFVFGSLFAAVVWLALEPLVALLGATGRTAELTVDFLAIVIPSQPLLMVGMIGGAILRSHGDARAAMMATVWGALVTAVLDPILIFGFGWDLTGAAIASVAARVVIAVMALRPITAKYGGFDRPTPGQVVADMGPIWAIAVPAILTQVATPVGQAFVTRATSDYGEAAVAGMAIAGRLTPVAFGVIFALSGAMGPIIGQNFGAGRMDRVRRAFLDGLIFTGLVILVVSGVLFLLRAPIADAFQAEGLTRDLVYLFCGPLALLWFFNGMIFVGNAVCNNLGRPFWSTVVNWGRHTVGTIPLALWLGGIWGAQGVLIGQALGGVVFGLAAAWLALLAIRSPAVALQGQRSGAPHVAPSAPEAEPVASPGERRA comes from the coding sequence ATGGCTGGGCCGGGCGGGCAGGCGAAGTTTGTCGAGGGAAACCTGTTCCGGCATGTGTCGGTGATGGCGCTGACCTCGTCCGTCGGGCTGATGGCGGTGTTTGTCGTCGACCTGATCAACATGCTGTACATCGCCATGCTTGGGCAGGCCGAGCTTGCAGCGGCGATCGGCTATGCCGGGGCGATCCTGTTCTTCACCACCAGTTTCGGCATCGGGATGTCGATTGCCGTGGGCGCGCTTGTGGCGCGGGCGCTGGGGGCGCGGGATCCGGCCTCGGCCCGGGCGCGGGCGACGACGGGGCTGGTCCTTGGGTTCGTGTTCGGGTCGCTGTTTGCGGCGGTGGTCTGGCTGGCCTTGGAGCCGCTGGTGGCCCTGTTGGGGGCCACGGGGCGGACGGCGGAGTTGACGGTGGATTTCCTGGCAATCGTGATCCCGTCGCAGCCCTTGCTGATGGTGGGGATGATTGGCGGGGCGATCCTGCGCAGCCATGGCGATGCGCGGGCGGCGATGATGGCGACGGTCTGGGGCGCGCTCGTGACGGCGGTGCTGGACCCGATCCTGATCTTTGGCTTTGGCTGGGATCTGACGGGGGCGGCCATCGCATCGGTCGCGGCGCGGGTGGTGATTGCGGTGATGGCGCTGCGGCCGATCACCGCGAAATACGGCGGGTTTGACCGACCGACGCCGGGGCAGGTGGTGGCCGACATGGGGCCGATCTGGGCGATTGCGGTGCCGGCGATCCTGACGCAGGTGGCGACCCCGGTGGGGCAGGCCTTTGTCACCCGCGCGACGTCGGATTATGGCGAGGCGGCGGTGGCGGGGATGGCGATTGCGGGGCGGCTTACCCCGGTGGCCTTTGGGGTGATCTTTGCTTTGTCCGGGGCGATGGGGCCGATCATCGGGCAGAACTTTGGCGCGGGGCGGATGGACCGGGTGCGGCGGGCGTTCCTCGATGGGCTGATCTTTACCGGGTTGGTGATCCTTGTCGTCTCGGGGGTGCTGTTTCTGTTGCGCGCGCCGATTGCCGACGCCTTTCAGGCCGAAGGGCTGACGCGCGATCTGGTCTATCTTTTCTGCGGGCCGCTGGCTTTGCTGTGGTTCTTCAACGGGATGATCTTTGTCGGCAATGCGGTCTGCAACAACCTTGGTCGGCCGTTCTGGTCTACCGTGGTGAACTGGGGCCGCCATACCGTGGGGACGATCCCGCTGGCCCTGTGGCTGGGCGGCATCTGGGGCGCGCAGGGTGTGCTGATCGGCCAGGCGCTTGGGGGCGTTGTCTTTGGCCTTGCCGCCGCGTGGCTGGCGCTGCTGGCGATCCGGTCGCCCGCCGTGGCGCTGCAGGGCCAACGGTCCGGTGCGCCACATGTTGCGCCATCTGCGCCTGAGGCCGAACCGGTCGCCAGCCCCGGCGAACGGCGGGCCTGA
- the gltX gene encoding glutamate--tRNA ligase: MSTTSSTVTTRFAPSPTGWIHVGNLRTALMNYLIARKNGGQFILRLDDTDQERSKQEYADGIMTDLDWLGLHWDRVEKQSLRMGRYAEAADALRAAGRFYECFETPVELDLKRKKLLNMGRPPVYDRASLKLTEAEKEAYRAEGRAGYWRFRLDIERIEWPDGIIGDVSIDAGSVSDPVLIKADGQVLYTFASSVDDVDMGVTHIVRGADHVTNTATQIQIMKALGGVPPVFAHHSLLTGPGGEELSKRLGTLSLRDLRARGVEPMALLSLMARLGSSKPVELVGSMEELIEGFDVGSFGSAPTKFDAEDLFPLTRHHVQGLPFAAVQARIAELGVPDDMAEAFWAVAKGNITVLADLEGWWQLFRDGAEPVVDDADRDFVREALALLPAQPWTQATWSEWTAAVKEATGRKGKDLFRPLRRALTGRDAGPEMADVMPLLRRVPTV; the protein is encoded by the coding sequence ATGTCCACCACATCGTCCACCGTCACAACCCGCTTCGCGCCTTCGCCCACTGGCTGGATCCATGTGGGCAACCTGCGCACGGCGCTGATGAACTACCTGATCGCGCGCAAGAACGGCGGCCAGTTCATCCTGCGGCTGGACGACACCGATCAGGAACGGTCGAAACAGGAATATGCCGACGGGATCATGACCGATCTTGACTGGCTGGGCCTGCATTGGGACCGGGTGGAAAAGCAGTCGCTGCGGATGGGGCGCTATGCCGAGGCGGCAGATGCGCTGCGCGCGGCGGGGCGGTTCTATGAGTGTTTCGAGACGCCGGTCGAGCTGGACCTGAAGCGCAAGAAACTGCTGAACATGGGGCGCCCGCCGGTCTATGACCGCGCGTCGCTGAAGCTGACCGAAGCCGAGAAGGAGGCCTACCGCGCCGAGGGGCGGGCAGGCTATTGGCGCTTTCGGCTGGACATCGAGCGGATCGAGTGGCCCGATGGGATCATCGGCGATGTGTCGATTGACGCGGGGTCGGTGTCGGACCCGGTGTTGATCAAGGCGGATGGGCAGGTCCTTTATACTTTCGCCTCATCGGTCGATGACGTGGACATGGGGGTCACCCATATCGTGCGTGGCGCGGACCATGTGACGAACACGGCGACGCAGATCCAGATCATGAAGGCGCTGGGCGGGGTGCCGCCGGTCTTTGCCCACCATTCGCTGCTGACCGGGCCAGGGGGCGAGGAATTGTCCAAGCGGCTGGGAACGCTGTCCTTGCGCGACCTGCGGGCGCGGGGGGTGGAGCCGATGGCGCTATTGTCTCTGATGGCGCGGTTGGGGTCGTCCAAGCCGGTTGAACTGGTGGGGTCGATGGAGGAGCTGATCGAGGGGTTCGACGTGGGGTCCTTCGGGTCTGCGCCCACGAAATTCGATGCCGAGGATCTGTTTCCGCTGACGCGCCACCATGTGCAGGGCCTGCCCTTCGCGGCGGTGCAGGCGCGGATTGCGGAACTGGGCGTGCCGGACGACATGGCCGAGGCGTTCTGGGCGGTGGCCAAGGGCAACATCACCGTTCTGGCCGATCTGGAGGGCTGGTGGCAGCTCTTCCGCGACGGGGCCGAGCCGGTGGTGGATGACGCGGACCGCGACTTTGTGCGCGAGGCGCTGGCGCTGTTGCCGGCGCAGCCGTGGACGCAAGCCACCTGGAGCGAGTGGACGGCGGCGGTGAAGGAGGCAACGGGGCGCAAGGGCAAGGACCTGTTCCGCCCGCTGCGCCGGGCCTTGACGGGCCGGGATGCCGGGCCGGAGATGGCGGATGTGATGCCGCTGTTGCGCAGGGTCCCCACGGTCTGA
- a CDS encoding metallopeptidase family protein, translated as MTNPAPSSIAPSLALIEQLAHEAVSTLPEPFREPATHVRLRIEEFPDDEMVEELGLNDPFELTGLYEGIPLTEKSVSDQPTRPDVIWLFRRPILDEWADRGNVSIGDLVTHVVIHELAHHFGWSDEDIARIDPWWE; from the coding sequence ATGACAAACCCCGCCCCCTCCAGCATCGCCCCCAGCCTCGCCCTGATCGAACAGCTTGCGCATGAGGCGGTGTCGACCCTGCCCGAACCGTTCCGCGAACCGGCAACCCATGTCCGCCTGCGGATCGAGGAGTTTCCGGATGACGAGATGGTTGAGGAACTGGGCCTGAACGACCCGTTCGAACTGACCGGCCTTTACGAAGGCATCCCGCTGACCGAGAAATCCGTTTCAGACCAGCCGACCCGCCCCGATGTCATCTGGCTGTTCCGTCGCCCGATCCTTGATGAATGGGCCGACCGCGGCAATGTGTCGATCGGTGACCTTGTCACCCATGTCGTCATTCACGAACTCGCGCACCACTTCGGCTGGTCTGATGAAGACATCGCCCGGATCGATCCGTGGTGGGAATGA
- a CDS encoding MBL fold metallo-hydrolase: MTTFSRRQALAAGVAMPLAAAFVSRPALANAPLQGSGFAPWNRFKLGSFEVTTLLAGTRAGDKPQETFGTNATPEDFAALSAANFIPADMTQNFFTPTVVNTGAELVLFDTGLSAEGTLAAMTAAGFTPDQVDVVVLTHMHGDHIGGLMGADGTTPTFANARYVTGSVEHNNWSAAGNEGFDKNVKPLNDKITFLDDGGSPVSGVTAMLAAGHTPGHMIYMVESDGQRLAITADTANHYVWSLQRPDWEVRFDADKAAAAATRKQVFGMIAADRIPFIGYHMPFPGVGFIEAQGEGFRYVPASYQLLLNG, encoded by the coding sequence ATGACCACTTTTTCCCGCCGTCAGGCGCTTGCCGCGGGCGTCGCGATGCCGCTTGCCGCCGCGTTCGTGTCGCGCCCTGCCTTGGCGAATGCGCCGCTGCAGGGGTCCGGCTTCGCCCCCTGGAACCGCTTCAAGCTCGGCTCTTTCGAGGTGACCACCCTGCTTGCGGGCACCCGCGCGGGCGACAAGCCGCAGGAAACCTTCGGCACCAACGCGACACCTGAGGATTTCGCCGCCCTGTCCGCTGCAAACTTCATTCCCGCCGACATGACGCAGAACTTCTTCACGCCCACCGTCGTGAACACCGGCGCTGAACTGGTGCTGTTCGACACCGGTCTGTCCGCCGAAGGTACCCTTGCCGCGATGACGGCCGCTGGCTTCACCCCCGATCAGGTGGATGTCGTCGTCCTGACCCATATGCACGGTGACCATATCGGCGGCCTGATGGGCGCGGACGGCACCACCCCGACCTTCGCCAACGCCCGCTATGTCACCGGGTCGGTCGAGCACAACAACTGGTCCGCCGCGGGGAACGAAGGCTTCGACAAGAACGTGAAGCCGCTGAACGACAAGATCACCTTCCTTGACGATGGCGGCAGCCCGGTCTCTGGCGTCACGGCGATGCTGGCTGCGGGCCATACCCCTGGCCATATGATCTACATGGTCGAATCCGACGGCCAGCGCCTTGCGATCACCGCCGACACGGCGAACCACTATGTCTGGTCGCTGCAGCGCCCGGACTGGGAAGTGCGCTTCGACGCCGACAAGGCCGCCGCCGCCGCGACCCGCAAGCAGGTGTTCGGCATGATCGCCGCCGACCGTATCCCCTTCATCGGCTACCACATGCCCTTCCCGGGCGTGGGCTTCATTGAGGCGCAGGGCGAAGGCTTCCGCTATGTTCCGGCCAGCTATCAGTTGCTGCTGAACGGCTGA
- a CDS encoding 1-phosphofructokinase family hexose kinase, whose product MTQAPILTLTLNPALDMATEVADIIPGHKLRCSEPQLDPGGGGLNVSRAIKALGGDSLALVAIGGLTGDRLAGLIRGEGVTFLSILGPGETRQSLTVNEASTGKQFRFMLPGPTWGEAERARVFTLLGATARPGGISVISGSQPPGVPVDFPAQLAASMPESRVVLDTSGSALTEAVRHPIPGLEVLRMDGEEGEALAGRPLPTLADTAEFAQSLVHAGVARMVIIARGAEGNVLADAQHRVFAKAARVKVKSTVGAGDSFVAAFVLALSRGQSNDEALALGSAAASAAVMSDATQLCRPEDVMRLLPECAVTKV is encoded by the coding sequence ATGACCCAAGCCCCCATCCTCACCCTGACGCTCAACCCCGCGCTCGACATGGCGACCGAGGTTGCCGACATCATCCCCGGCCACAAGCTGCGCTGTTCCGAACCGCAGCTTGATCCCGGCGGCGGTGGCCTGAACGTCAGCCGCGCGATCAAGGCGCTGGGGGGTGACAGCCTTGCACTGGTGGCCATCGGCGGATTGACCGGCGACCGTCTTGCCGGCCTGATCCGGGGCGAAGGCGTGACCTTCCTGTCCATCCTCGGCCCGGGTGAGACGCGCCAGTCGCTGACAGTCAACGAAGCCTCGACCGGCAAGCAGTTCCGCTTCATGCTCCCCGGCCCCACCTGGGGCGAGGCGGAACGCGCCCGCGTCTTCACCCTTCTTGGTGCAACCGCGCGGCCCGGCGGCATCTCGGTCATCTCCGGCAGCCAGCCGCCCGGGGTGCCAGTGGACTTTCCGGCGCAGCTTGCCGCGTCGATGCCCGAAAGCCGTGTGGTGCTGGACACCTCGGGTTCCGCCCTGACCGAGGCGGTCCGCCACCCGATCCCCGGCCTTGAAGTCTTGCGGATGGACGGCGAAGAGGGTGAGGCGCTGGCCGGTCGCCCCCTGCCCACGCTGGCCGATACTGCCGAATTCGCCCAGTCACTGGTGCACGCCGGGGTCGCCCGCATGGTCATCATCGCCCGGGGTGCCGAAGGCAATGTGCTGGCCGACGCGCAGCACCGCGTCTTCGCCAAGGCGGCGCGCGTCAAGGTCAAGTCCACTGTCGGCGCGGGTGACAGCTTCGTCGCGGCCTTCGTCCTTGCCCTGTCGCGCGGTCAGTCGAATGACGAGGCGCTGGCGCTCGGCTCTGCCGCCGCCTCGGCGGCCGTGATGAGCGACGCCACGCAGTTGTGCCGCCCCGAAGACGTGATGCGCCTGCTGCCGGAATGTGCGGTGACAAAGGTCTAG